In Deltaproteobacteria bacterium, the following are encoded in one genomic region:
- a CDS encoding nuclear transport factor 2 family protein codes for MDTTELAKQITVLHDVEAIKKLKAEYCDVCDDDHNQDRIVSIFAEDGIWEGKGIGTAKGHVELRKLFKSFADRISFSQHNVFNPRIEVKGNEAHGTWYFLGPFTFRKDNKQLWLAARYEDDYIKINGTWKFKHLRAFGRMAAPYEVGWAAREKVDVFSN; via the coding sequence ATGGATACAACAGAACTGGCAAAACAGATCACAGTGCTGCATGACGTTGAGGCGATAAAGAAGCTCAAGGCCGAATACTGTGACGTTTGCGATGACGATCACAACCAGGACCGGATCGTCAGCATCTTCGCTGAGGATGGCATTTGGGAAGGGAAGGGGATTGGCACGGCGAAGGGGCACGTGGAACTGCGCAAACTATTCAAGAGCTTTGCCGACCGGATCAGCTTTTCCCAGCACAACGTCTTCAATCCCCGTATTGAAGTGAAGGGAAACGAGGCGCATGGGACGTGGTATTTCCTTGGGCCTTTTACCTTCCGTAAAGATAACAAGCAGCTATGGCTCGCAGCCCGGTATGAAGACGATTACATCAAGATCAACGGGACCTGGAAGTTTAAACATCTTCGCGCCTTCGGTCGTATGGCCGCGCCCTACGAAGTTGGATGGGCGGCGCGCGAGAAAGTGGACGTGTTTTCGAATTAG